The DNA segment TATGGTCACAAGTATATAAATCAGTTATCCTTGGGTTGACAAGACAAGAGGTGATCCAGCATGAAGGCGGTTTTATATTGCCGTGTAAGCACGGCGAAAGAAGCACAAGTTTCATCATTAAAAAGACAGCGGAGCGAATTAATGATGATGGCCGAACATCAATCTTTTGAAGTGGCAGACTGTATTGAAGAACAAGCGAGCGGATATGATATTGAACGTGAAGGGATCTTCCGCTTGCTGAACCATTTTTCAAGTGGAAAAGCAGATGTGCTTATTATTCAAGATGAGACGAGGTTAGGCCGTGGAAACACCAAGATTGCACTTTTCCATCAACTTCAAAAGCTGGGTGTTCGCATTTATTCGTTGTCACACGAAGGCGAACTGCAACTTTCCGAATCTGATTCGATGGTGTTACAGATTGTAGGGATTGTGGAAGAGTACCAGCGCAAAATACATAATATGAAGATTAGGCGAGGAATGAAGAAGGCTGTTGAGAAGGGATATGATCCATCTAAGAACTTATCGAATCAACATCTTGCCCCTGGCAGAGAACGGGTTGATTTTCCAGTTGAAGAAGTCGTCCGTTTAAGAAATAATAAACTAACCTTTAACGAAATCGCAGCGACTCTAAGGGGACTAGGTTACGATGTTTCTAAAGCTACGGTCCATCGTCGGTATCAAGAGTTCGTTACACTTGAAAAACAACAGAAAAATAGGTAATATTGCTATATACAAGGGTCAAATGACGCTTGTGTTTTTCATGGCCAATACCAGGTAAGGAGGTATGTGCAAATGTTAGCAGATGAAAAACTAAAACGGATTAATGAATTAGCTAATAAAGCTAAAGCTGAAGGTTTAAATAAAGCTGAAAAAACGGAGCAGCAAGAACTTCGTCAAGAATATTTAAAGAATGTTCGTAAATCCTTTAAAAATCAGTTGAAAGGTATGACTGTTGTAGACCCAAATGGGAATGACGTTACACCTAAAAAACTGAAAGAAATGCAGGAAAATGAGAAAAAACACTAAATATTAACCCGCACTCATGATGGGTGCGGTTTTTTTGTTTAGCTTTGTGAATCTAGGGAAAAATAGCTGATAGTAGAGAAGATTGTTGAAAAAACAGCAACAAGGCTTGTCACTTGCCCATTTTCATTATAGGATAATACATGATACATATAAGGGAAGACGAAAGGAGAATGTTGACATGGCTTCAAGCCTTGAACAAACATCTATTAATACTATCCGAACACTAACTATTGATGCAGTTGAAAAAGCTCAATCTGGTCATCCTGGAATGCCGATGGGGGCAGCTCCAATGGCTTATACCCTTTGGACGAAATTTATGAACCACAATCCAAGAAATTCACACTGGTTTAACCGTGATCGATTTGTATTATCAGCGGGCCATGGATCTATGCTGTTATATAGTCTCCTGCACCTTTCAGGATATAACGTGACGATAGACGATATAAAATCGTTCCGTCAGTGGGATTCAAAAACGCCCGGTCATCCAGAGGTTCATCATACAGATGGTGTGGAAGCTACCACTGGACCATTAGGCCAGGGGATTTCAATGGCAACGGGAATGGCTATGGCTGAAGCGCATCTAGCTGCAAAGTATAATCGCGAGCAATACAATGTCGTTGATCACTACACTTTTGCGATTTGCGGCGACGGTGATTTAATGGAAGGTGTTTCTCAAGAATCAGCTTCCTTAGCAGGTCACTTAGGCTTAGGGAAACTCGTTGTACTGTATGATTCTAATGATATTTCATTGGATGGGGACCTTGATCGTTCCTTTAGTGAAAGTGTTGAGAAACGTTATGAAGCTTATGGCTGGCAAGTCATTCGTGTAGAGGACGGGACGAATACAGAAGACATTACTAAAGCCATTGAACAAGCAAAACAAAATACTGAACAACCGACAATGATTGAAGTCAAAACAGTGATCGGTTATGGCTCACCTAATAAATCCGGTAAATCTGCTTCCCACGGGGCACCCCTCGGAGAGGAAGAGGTTACAGCAGCAAAAGAACATTATAGCTGGGAGCATGAACCGTTCCACGTCCCTGAAGAAGTATATGAAGATTTCAAAAAGAAAGTACAAGTGACTGGCGAAGAGCAAGAAGCACAGTGGAATGATCTAATGAAACAGTACAAAGAGGCATATCCTGAACTTGGTAAGGAGTTAGAACAAGCCATTAATGGCGAACTTCCTGAAGGATGGCAAGGCAGCCTGCCAACCTTCACTGCAGGAGAAGACAGTCCAGCAACTCGTGCGGCTTCAGGTAAGGTCA comes from the Halobacillus shinanisalinarum genome and includes:
- a CDS encoding YneB family resolvase-like protein, coding for MKAVLYCRVSTAKEAQVSSLKRQRSELMMMAEHQSFEVADCIEEQASGYDIEREGIFRLLNHFSSGKADVLIIQDETRLGRGNTKIALFHQLQKLGVRIYSLSHEGELQLSESDSMVLQIVGIVEEYQRKIHNMKIRRGMKKAVEKGYDPSKNLSNQHLAPGRERVDFPVEEVVRLRNNKLTFNEIAATLRGLGYDVSKATVHRRYQEFVTLEKQQKNR
- a CDS encoding DUF896 domain-containing protein, which codes for MLADEKLKRINELANKAKAEGLNKAEKTEQQELRQEYLKNVRKSFKNQLKGMTVVDPNGNDVTPKKLKEMQENEKKH
- the tkt gene encoding transketolase, whose translation is MASSLEQTSINTIRTLTIDAVEKAQSGHPGMPMGAAPMAYTLWTKFMNHNPRNSHWFNRDRFVLSAGHGSMLLYSLLHLSGYNVTIDDIKSFRQWDSKTPGHPEVHHTDGVEATTGPLGQGISMATGMAMAEAHLAAKYNREQYNVVDHYTFAICGDGDLMEGVSQESASLAGHLGLGKLVVLYDSNDISLDGDLDRSFSESVEKRYEAYGWQVIRVEDGTNTEDITKAIEQAKQNTEQPTMIEVKTVIGYGSPNKSGKSASHGAPLGEEEVTAAKEHYSWEHEPFHVPEEVYEDFKKKVQVTGEEQEAQWNDLMKQYKEAYPELGKELEQAINGELPEGWQGSLPTFTAGEDSPATRAASGKVINSLSEVVPYFFGGSADLAGSNKTTVEGEEDFSRENYAGRNVWFGVREFAMACALNGMALHGGLKVYAGTFFVFSDYLRPALRLSAIMNLPVNYVFTHDSVAVGEDGPTHEPVEQLASLRAVPNLSLIRPADGNETTAAWRVALESNTTPTALVLTRQGLPTLEGTDEKAYEGVKHGAYILSDSDKQTPDGILMASGSEVQLAVQAQSDLKTKGYDVRVVSIPSFDRFNNQTREYQEKVLPNAVRNRLAIEMGASFGWERYVGLDGSIIGIDTFGASAPGETVIKNYGFTAENVVKHAESLMNK